The following proteins are co-located in the Bacteroidales bacterium genome:
- a CDS encoding FdtA/QdtA family cupin domain-containing protein: MAHLVNLKTFTDHRGNLTVIEKVIPFAIKRVFYIYGVDNSDRGFHRHKQTIQAALVLQGKCRIVSQSGEGQQVEEYLLDSPSKCLIINPEDYHWMDRFTKDCILMVFASEYYDADDYIFEPYE, translated from the coding sequence ATGGCCCACCTAGTCAATCTTAAAACCTTCACAGACCACAGAGGAAATCTGACCGTTATCGAGAAAGTTATCCCTTTTGCAATTAAAAGAGTATTTTACATTTACGGCGTTGATAATTCTGATCGGGGATTTCATCGACACAAACAGACCATTCAGGCTGCGTTGGTATTGCAGGGAAAATGCAGAATAGTTAGTCAGTCTGGAGAAGGCCAACAAGTTGAAGAATATTTGTTGGATTCGCCATCAAAATGCTTGATTATTAACCCTGAAGACTATCATTGGATGGATAGGTTTACTAAAGATTGCATACTTATGGTTTTCGCTTCAGAATATTATGATGCAGACGATTATATTTTTGAACCATATGAGTAA
- a CDS encoding DegT/DnrJ/EryC1/StrS family aminotransferase yields the protein MSKEILYENLNKSNQEFLEDYKREFAQVLDSGWFILGTNVNKFEEEFSAYCGSRYCAGLASGLDALSIALRVLNFKKGSEIIVPSNTYIATILSIINNGLKPILVEPDILTYNINPSKISEKVTSKTKAIMVVHLYGKCCEMDKVLGIAKVHNLKVIEDCAQAHGATFENRMAGTFGDFGAYSFYPTKNLGALGDAGALITNNEDYYDTAKIIRNYGSKVKYKNDMIGVNSRLDEIQAAFLRVKLKHLNKITEHKRRLANIYFENLNDTFIKPVLEDRFHDVFHIYNIRTPDRDKLKAYLRENGIHSEIHYPIPPYLQTAMKGIIDNQISPIAKEIHDTILSLPISYGNTEDEIYRVCDVMNHFALKRN from the coding sequence ATGAGTAAAGAGATATTATACGAAAATCTAAATAAGTCAAATCAGGAGTTTCTTGAAGATTACAAGAGGGAATTTGCTCAGGTTCTTGATTCTGGATGGTTTATTCTGGGCACTAATGTCAATAAATTTGAAGAAGAATTCTCAGCATATTGTGGTTCACGGTATTGTGCAGGTTTAGCTTCAGGTTTGGACGCTTTATCAATCGCTCTGCGGGTTTTAAATTTTAAGAAAGGAAGTGAGATCATAGTACCTTCGAATACTTATATTGCTACAATTCTCTCCATCATAAACAATGGACTTAAGCCAATATTAGTTGAACCGGATATACTGACATACAACATAAATCCAAGCAAAATTTCTGAAAAAGTTACATCAAAAACAAAAGCAATTATGGTTGTCCATTTATACGGCAAATGCTGTGAAATGGATAAAGTGTTGGGAATAGCCAAAGTACACAATCTAAAAGTCATTGAAGACTGTGCCCAGGCTCATGGAGCTACTTTTGAAAACAGAATGGCGGGAACTTTTGGAGATTTTGGAGCATATAGCTTTTATCCTACAAAAAATCTGGGTGCACTCGGCGATGCCGGGGCGCTGATCACAAATAATGAAGACTACTATGATACCGCAAAAATCATCAGGAATTATGGGTCAAAAGTAAAATATAAGAATGACATGATTGGTGTCAATTCCAGATTGGATGAAATTCAGGCTGCATTCCTGAGAGTTAAACTAAAACACCTTAATAAGATTACAGAACATAAGAGACGATTGGCGAACATATATTTTGAAAATCTTAATGACACATTTATTAAACCTGTGCTGGAAGACAGGTTTCACGATGTATTTCATATTTACAATATCAGGACTCCCGACCGAGACAAACTCAAGGCATATTTACGAGAAAATGGTATACATTCAGAGATTCATTACCCGATTCCTCCCTATTTACAAACTGCAATGAAAGGAATCATAGATAACCAGATTTCTCCAATTGCAAAGGAAATACATGACACTATCTTAAGTCTGCCAATATCCTACGGAAATACAGAAGATGAAATTTACAGAGTCTGCGATGTAATGAATCACTTTGCACTAAAAAGGAATTGA